One genomic window of Polynucleobacter sp. HIN11 includes the following:
- the coxB gene encoding cytochrome c oxidase subunit II → MPGGPKVNQLNFPAPATKIMEEIHWLHWMMMIICLVIFIGVFSVMFYSIYKHRKSKGAQPASFHESTSVEIIWTVIPLLIVIGMALPATKTVVAMKDTTNADITIKTTGYQWKWGYDYIKGEGEGISFLSTMSTSREAINNLAPKSPTYLMEVDHEMVVPVNKKIRLITTANDVIHAWTVPAFGVKQDAIPGFVRDTWFRAEKIGTFRGQCSELCGAQHAFMPIVVRVVSDEDYTKWVAEKKKEMAANADDPSKVYTLAEQMDRGAKVYAANCAACHQANGKGAGAFPALDGSKVALGPKAGNFNILINGKGAMPKWGGVISDGDLAAVMTYYRNAWSNKTGEVVQTQEFATVRAGK, encoded by the coding sequence ATGCCAGGCGGCCCCAAAGTAAATCAACTCAATTTCCCCGCCCCTGCAACCAAAATTATGGAAGAGATTCATTGGTTGCACTGGATGATGATGATCATTTGTTTGGTGATCTTTATTGGCGTTTTCTCAGTGATGTTCTATTCGATTTACAAGCATCGCAAATCCAAAGGTGCCCAGCCCGCATCGTTTCATGAGAGTACTTCGGTTGAAATTATTTGGACTGTTATTCCTCTGCTAATTGTGATTGGTATGGCTCTTCCCGCCACCAAAACAGTAGTTGCGATGAAGGACACCACCAATGCAGACATCACCATTAAAACCACTGGTTATCAGTGGAAGTGGGGTTATGACTACATTAAGGGCGAGGGAGAAGGTATTAGCTTCCTTTCGACCATGTCGACTTCACGCGAAGCGATTAACAATCTCGCGCCCAAGAGTCCAACCTATCTGATGGAAGTCGATCATGAGATGGTTGTCCCTGTGAATAAAAAAATTCGTCTAATTACAACTGCGAACGATGTGATTCATGCATGGACCGTTCCTGCATTTGGCGTAAAGCAAGACGCAATTCCTGGCTTTGTGCGTGACACCTGGTTCAGAGCTGAAAAAATTGGCACCTTCCGTGGACAATGTTCTGAGCTTTGTGGCGCGCAGCACGCATTTATGCCCATCGTAGTTAGAGTCGTTTCTGATGAGGACTACACCAAATGGGTTGCTGAAAAGAAAAAAGAAATGGCTGCTAACGCGGATGATCCGAGCAAGGTTTACACCTTGGCTGAGCAAATGGATCGTGGTGCTAAGGTGTATGCCGCCAATTGCGCTGCTTGCCATCAAGCCAACGGTAAGGGCGCCGGCGCTTTCCCTGCATTAGATGGCAGCAAGGTTGCCTTGGGTCCGAAAGCAGGCAATTTCAATATTTTGATTAACGGTAAAGGTGCGATGCCTAAATGGGGTGGCGTTATTTCTGATGGAGAT
- a CDS encoding methyltransferase domain-containing protein, giving the protein MTTSLSWLRTEIQERMLDKLAPIKLMPKHILLEPDFSGLNRRAFAKRFPSAQIDTILDPQIQGRIPLGIKLKQVLSRPLLNSGRLLGQGIPDNASYDLILSNLCLQNLNNPSAWMASCHQHLKEGGLISFAYLGPDTGKELRDANPDGSQMQTLPGALDMHDIGDALVQNRYSDPVMDMEYLHLEYETGQALYKDGLALGLISAGTQLHQLRVPDPLKLTLEIVYGHAWVLAKNLSTGDAKSAYIRVDAIKRK; this is encoded by the coding sequence ATGACCACTTCTCTTTCATGGCTTCGAACTGAGATTCAAGAGCGAATGCTTGATAAGTTAGCGCCCATCAAGCTGATGCCGAAACACATTTTGCTCGAACCCGATTTTTCTGGCTTAAATCGCAGGGCATTTGCGAAGCGTTTTCCTAGTGCGCAAATTGACACCATTCTTGATCCTCAAATTCAGGGAAGGATTCCATTGGGGATCAAACTTAAACAGGTACTCAGTCGCCCTTTGTTGAACTCAGGCCGATTACTGGGTCAGGGGATTCCAGACAATGCATCCTACGATTTGATCCTCAGTAATTTATGTTTGCAAAATCTCAATAACCCGAGCGCTTGGATGGCGAGTTGTCACCAGCATCTGAAAGAAGGCGGTTTGATTTCATTTGCCTATTTGGGCCCTGATACAGGTAAGGAACTCCGGGATGCCAACCCGGATGGTAGTCAAATGCAAACCTTGCCAGGCGCCCTCGATATGCACGATATTGGGGATGCCTTGGTTCAAAACCGCTATTCGGACCCGGTGATGGATATGGAATATCTTCATTTGGAGTACGAAACTGGGCAGGCTCTTTATAAGGATGGCCTAGCTCTGGGGCTCATTTCTGCGGGTACGCAACTCCATCAACTTAGGGTTCCTGACCCCCTAAAACTGACCCTGGAAATCGTTTATGGACATGCTTGGGTTTTGGCAAAAAATCTCAGTACTGGGGATGCTAAATCAGCATATATTCGCGTAGATGCAATTAAACGTAAATAG